In Manis javanica isolate MJ-LG chromosome X, MJ_LKY, whole genome shotgun sequence, the DNA window atttcttttttaaccacAAAATTTTATATCACTTCCATTCTAACTTATTACCATAATGCCAGTAACTGTTCAGGAACATATGCTCCAATTTAGCTTTCATTAGTGGTTGGTACTTCCTTCCTTCCGGCTGATGGCACTACCATGGGAGAAATCTGAGGCCAATCTGATTTTACGTGTATGGTGACAGGAAAACAACAGCTATTATTTTTGAGTAAAAGATACAATCAAACACTGAATTTATTCAGTGATATTAAGATTTTCAGGAACACAGTTAACAGTTATAGCTATAAAAAGTCTTTATTGGGACACTGGTGAGCCAACTAAATTTGAATAAGGTcagcaatttatttaatttttttattttggtatcattaatgtataattacatagCAACATTattggttactagactcccccgattatcaagtccccacaacataccccattacagtcactgtgcatcagcatagtaagatgctatagaatcactacttgtcttctctgtgttatactgtaaGGTCAGTAATTTAAAGAAGAGTATTATATCAATGTTAATTTTTGATTTTGATAAAGGTAATATGATTATGTAAGAGAATAATCTTTGTGTTTAGGAAATTTACACTAAAGAGTATTTAGAAGTAAAGGGGACTAGTGTCTGCAACTTACTCTCagaaaacttcaggaaaaaaattttactcACACACCCACATGTGTAAGAATGAATGGCACATCAAATGCTGCAAAACATTAACATTTGGAAGATCAGTGAAGGGGAGAGAGTGTTAAGGAATTTTTCTACTACTTTATCAACTTTAAGTctgaaattatatgaaaataaaagtttaaaactcCTTTTTATTGTAAGTTCtagcttcaatttttttcttttccattgaaaAACCTGTTTTGATAGTGCATTTTTTGTTAATACACGATGTCTTAGGCATGCCACTATTATGTTACAGCAGGTCAAGTTCATTTCTGTCAGCCTACTCTCTCTCTAATTCTAAATCACTATGTAACTGGGGCACTGCATGATAAATCTTGGAGGAGATTTTTCACAATATACCCACGTAGGACCCACTTTCCAATATTGCTATGGTAGGCCAGGCTGGGAAAGATGGATTTAGGGCAGGTGGGTTGAGCACCTCAACAGCTATGATGGCATATATACTATACCGAGACTGTAAACATCAATTTTGAAAAGTTCAGCCTTGACACCTTTGTGTCTTTTAAGTGGGAGTGTATTAGACAGTGGTATTCAAGAATCgataattttaagtttaaaaatatttttggatatcTGCCAATTTTCAGGATTTAGTTAGTTGTGGTTTCATGAATACAGTCAGGATGGAGTCCTGAAATTTCATCCCTATTAAAAACAATCTATATGACATAGATCATTACTTTTAAAAcctagcaaaataaaaacaaggacacCTGTTTAAGGATAAAGTTTGGTTTTAAAATAACCATAGCCTATGtaatggagaaggaaaaatgatAATCATTTCTAAGAACAAGAAACATTGCTACCCCATAATACTTACCAACATGTGAGGGCCAAACAGTTATATGAGGATGAGAGTGATACCAGCCCACAACTCTCATGGGGCGGCCTGTTAGTTCAGCCAACCTGTGTGTCTGTCAAGGCATTTTCAACTTATGGGAACAAAATGTATGATACTAATAAGGGCTTGGAAAGCATCCTGAGGTTTAAAATAAACCTATTACAATTTAATGTCAACAAAAATAGAATCCATTTGCTTCAGCCTCAATCCAATTTAGCTAATATTTGATTAATCAAATTATAACTGTGCTATCTGAAAAGCTTATCTAAATCTTTTGGCAGTCACTCATATCGTTAAGTTGAGTGATCTGTCCTCGCTCTAGCTCTATCATACTACCATTTttgccaaagaaataaaagatttaaaaatgcatttaatttctCCCTGGCAGGCTGCCAATGTCAACAAAAATTAGGGTGGTTTCAGAGATCAAGTGAACACAGACCTCCAGTTTCATCCCCCATTTGTCTAGAAACATAccccaaaataacattttcctcCCTTGTTCTAGAAGTAAGTTTCCCATAACTCTGAGGCTCTGAGTTGAAATGAGAATTAAGTTGGAGGTAAGAAGCTGCCCCCTTCTGCTGCCACTCACTGAAGAGTGCCGCTGCTATCCTATCATCACATGCTGACTCATTTTCCTGTAAATTACTTACATCAAAACACAATAATCCTTTCTATACAgctaagagaaatattttttgaatatttttgtattttcaaatgcaGTTACTTATCTAagcccatttcttcatctgtacattGAGGAGAATTCCACTTCACGCAGCAGTGAAGAGTAAATGAGGTTAACCCACACACGGTGTTCAGCATGGCACCTGGCACCTAGTAAATCCTTAAGAGTCGCTGTAATGTCAAAGTGTGGTAACATTCCACAGTATGTCCAGCCATCCTCCCATTCTGGGAATGGACTAGTTTCAGTTTGAAgttttaatatataatcacaataATAAACAGCTTTGATACAATTATGTTCTGGGAATTTTATTTTGGCTAACAGAGAGTAACAGGGACTGGACTTATCCGTCTGCCTGAAACAAACAGAACgatatatatatgaaacaggAAGGCCAGTACATGGGAAACAAACAAGGTGAGCCCTTGAGAGAACTTGCAGGCcacagaggaagaaggggaattgAAGCAGAGCCCAGCAGATGCCCTGAGTCTAGGAGATGGATCAGAGGATCCAGGCAGCTGGAGTCGTTGAGGCAAAGGAACAGAGACCAGGAGAACAGCAGAGGGAGAGACCCCTGCCTATCCAGAGGGTCCCGCTGGAGCACGCAGGTAGCCACTGACCAGAGCAGGCTTCCAAGTGGGGAAGCTGCTCCAGGCTTCAGGGGAGGGGCCACCCGGAAGGATGAAAAGGAACTACGCCCTGCCAGTGCTCAAGCAGGACAGGGACTGGCGGCGGTCCCCACCGGCCAGAAGGGCAAAGCTCAGAATTCAGGAAGCAACAGGCAGGCTGCTCAGGAGGGTCTTCCCCAGtagtgtggagaaaaggggactcCTACACCAAAAGCTGCTCCAGTCCCCCGCAGCAGATCTTCAAAGCAACACTCAAAAGGACCCAGCTGTCCCCAGGTGACTTTACGGCATCCCAGAACAGAGCCTGGGAGTATGCTCAGGGCTGCAAAAATATCCAGCACCCAAGGTGAAATCATAAAGCCCGGCATCCAAACtaaaattaccaggcatgcagagaagcaggaaaatccaaaccacaatgagatggagaacagattagtggctGCCGGGGTAGGAATGGGGGGAGGAGCACAGTGGAAAAAGTCAGTCTCCAGAGGTTACATACTACAGGGTTCCACTTagcaaacatttttgaaatgacaacagtaaagagatagaaaacagattagtggctgccaggaGTTTGGAAGGGGGTATGAGTTGAGGGTATGGATGTGACTATGCAGGGGGAGCATGACTGTTGTGGTGGTTATATAGATTTACAGGTGACAAAATGGCACAGAATGACACATCCTGTATCAATGTCAATTTTCTGGTTTCCATACTGTACTGTCAATTACATAGGACGTAACCTTCATAGGAAACTGGGTATGAAGGGTACAAAGACCTTTCTATGCTGTTTTTACAACTTCCCATGAatctttaattatttcaaattaaagtttctaaaaaGATACAAGAGAGACTGAGACATCAAATTATATAACAATTTGattagaaaaacacacacacaccatgaatGAGCTGAGAAAAATCACTATCCTTATTACAAAAGCCTAATTAACTTACAGAATGCctatatattaagaaaaatatttccaaatcaagAGGAAATGGGCAAAAAGAAATAACCAgataattcagagaaaaatacaaataacttaaaaattaaaagcaaaacctCTGATCTACTGCATTTTACAAATACGTGTGTATCTGTAGGGTTCAATTCCTTCCTATAGGTGTAATTGCTGAGCAAAGTTTATATGTACCTGTACCTATAGCTGTTATATCAGTTTACTCTGTAGCAATGTGTACACTGTTAGGTAATGCCATAAGCTATCATATGTGTTaagtactttttttaaaagagtatattcataaatatttctgtGTGCAACTCCGGTAATGCCCAGGCACAGACCACAAGGGAATTAGGGCATACCTTTTTGtaccttttaaaatttgtgtactacctatttttaaaagttactttttaacCGACTACAAGTTAACTTAATCCAAAGGAATGATAAGCTACTAAAACCACTGATGCTATAGCTGAGGTGTGGGATCCACATCACAGGAAGCAAATGTCCCATTTTATCACTTTGCTTATATTTCTCATGGAATATTGCATTCAGGTCTCAGCACTGCATTTTTTTGTGGCAGCCTCCAAAGAGAATCTTTCCAAAGGACAGAGACCAAGATAGTAAAAGGCCTAGAAAGTAAATATTTGGGAAACTGGGGAGTGGGCGTTAAGCAGACTGGACAGGGggagtagagagaaaaaggggactCCCCTGAACAGAGTTCATTTTCACTGGATTTGACCCCAGGATTTTCTGGCATTTAAGAACAGAAAAGTTAGAAATTTCCAATTCTTCCAATAAAAGCcactcaaaaggaaaaatacagagaaactCTGATTAAACAAGCAATTGGATCTGAGGGGTAAATATGAAAACTGGGAAAAAGTCACCAGGAAGAAAAGCTGTGAATCTCGTCAATCAGGCTAAGGCAGCAAACAGGGGAACCTGGCCGGCAAGTCCCAGAGCCCATAAAAGCTTCTTATCAACCAATAAGGATATTTCCGCCTCTGTTGAGGCCGCAGACAGCTGCTCTGGAGAAATTTCCACTCGATCCTTCCTCTTATCAGAGCGTCGCAAGATGATGACAGAATGAATGTGAACAATTCTGACAGTGTCAACCTAAAGAAAAATCCACAGAAATGTTTACTTCTGTCTCTCTCCAATGATATCTCTCCCTGCAATTATAGAATTGCATTGTATTACATTATCAGGTTAGAGATTCCATTTCAGAAAACGAACATTTTTCTCATGAATAATGGAATGTTTCAAATAAAACACATCCAACCTCAATATATACACTTCAGAACAAAAGTATAAAGGCTGTTATTTAGATAAAGAAAGGACTTTCTGAATGCTCAACTAATGATCATTTGACTTATAACTATGTGTAAGACCCTGTCACACAAAAGAATACAAGTCAGAGTGCTGACAATCCAAGTGTTCAAAATGCTAACAGTTTGGCTAAGCAGCAAATACCATACATGAAACTACATCAAAATATGTAGCAAATCAATGCTGCAGAAGCtcagaggaaaggagtcagattaggaaaaaaaatcttcatagaAAAGGTAAACAAGGGTATCTATTTCCTGActgctgtgtgtatgtatgtgtgcagaCACAATTTCTATAGATGCCAAATGGATGTGAGTGAGATGTTTGGGAGACAAGCTGGCCAACTGATTTACATATAGAACTTGAGGTAGAATGGCAGACAGTAAGCTAAGGTTAGAGTGAAATGTACAAGGCTTCAAATGCCATGATCTGCAGGATGACCTGGAAGGATATTATTTTAGATTGCCTGGACATGAAGTAATGATAAAGTGGAGCTTATGCACCATGGGTGATAGAGGACAGGAAATTGTCAAGGATGACTCTATAGTTTCAGGGCTGAAACTCGGTGGAACATGGGAGAAAGATCTAAATTAGAAAGgatcaggaaaggaagaaagatgagCATGTTTTCAGATGAGCTGATCTGAGAAGAGAGGATGTAAGTAAAGGCAAGGAGTAAGGtgaggagagggggcaggggtCCAGGCCTGAATCAAGATGGGTACCCATGTTTAGGATTGGGTACAATAAGTGGAGGCAGAAATGAAGACAGAGAAATCAAAACCAGAACAATGAGACAGCTGAAGAGTTTTCAAGGGAAAAGATAGGTGTGGCATTGCCAGATGCTGCAGAAACAAGGCTGAAATCTGGGTGGAGACTTTGGAAGTAAGGTATAGACCAACATTGTGCAATACAGTGGCCATTGggcacatgtggctattgagcatgAAACGTGCTCCCCTTTTGTACactaattcacaatcacaatgtaagttggtcacgggcACAGGAGTGCAGCATGGAggatacagtcaatgattctgtaacgtcttcctatgctgacagttagtaaccacactagagggggtgaggatttaataatacgggtaactggtgaatgactgtgttgtacatttgaaaccaacatagattgtacatcaatgatacttttaaaaaaaagtgcccCTTTTCATGCCTTTTTTCACCTGGTGAACTCTTCCACAGCCTTTGAATTCCCTGCTTATTCTACAAAGAACTGAGGGCAAGGCACATGTTTTAGTTACGTTTCAACAGAAACAATGAAAGCCTACGGAGAATGGAGTGACATGTTTGAGTGCAAAAAGGAAAGATCTACCAACTGAGAATTCTATATTCAAAGAGCATGttcttcagaaatgaaggcagaataaagacattttcagatgcaaaaaattgagagaattcaTTATCAGCACAGAAATACTAAAGAGAGTTCTTCAGGCAGGAGTATTTCAGatatgaaggaagaaatgaagaatacatGTGAGTAAATACAAATGAGTTCTAACTGTACAAAACAGTAGTAACAATGTCATGTGGGGCTTAAAATATCCATAGAATTAAAATGCACAATAATTATATGTGGGAGGGTATAAATGAAACTGAAGCGTTCTAAGGTTCTAATATcaggaaaatgataaaattagtatttttattagcTAGCCAATCAAGATGCATATTGTAATATGTAGGATAACCACTAAAAGGACAGTAAAAGAATGTTTTAACTAATTAATGGAGGATCAAAGTGGAATAAAACATACTTGATTAAttcaaaagaaggcaagaaagcagagaaaaaccTAAAACAAATAGGtcaaatagaaagtaaaaacatGGCACCTATAAGCCATATATATTAATAACAACATTCAACATACTTTGACTAAATACTCCAGTTAAAAAGATTATtagactgaatttttaaaaaatatgctaataAGAGACATACTTTAAATATTAGTACACAGGAaggctaaaaataaaagttaagaaaaagatATGCCACGCCAatgcttaataaaaaaataagaccactGAACTCATGAAGTTGAATATTTCGTTTGGATGGTACGAATTGATACTGAATTCAAGATGAGGGCATGGActtctggaaaacaaaattacatcATTAAGATTGGGGATCTACTTTAGTAGGACTTGATGTCCAGGGTGAATTTTCTCTCTAGTCGGAAATGGTTTCAGTGCCTCAGAAGAATGAGCAAAAGAAGTTCAGGGTAAGTGGGCAAGACAAGCCCAGGAACAGGTTAACAAACGAAATAAAAGCAGCGTAAGCAAAGGCCATGGAGGACTGATGGGCAGCTGAAGGGCTTGAGGAACAGACTGTTACAGTCATAGTCACATAAGAAATGAGACAGTCCAGCTTGGCTAGACTGGCACCTACACCTTGCTGGTCTTGGAATTAAAGTACTAAAACCCAGTTCCTTTTGCTCCCATCTTGGTATAAatcaagggtcagcaaactatggtctGCTTGGCCTGACTTTGGCCAAATCTAACCACGTTTATTCATATATGTGTTTAGCTGCTTTTGCactacagtggcagagctgagtaaCTGCAACAAGGACTGTATGGTCtgcaaaaatatttaccatctggccctttGAAGAAAATTTGCATCCCTGGCATGGCTCTCCATGGGTCACAGGCAGTTAACACTCATTTCCTATTGTAGGGGCTGTATGTTCATTCATACAGCATGATTTATCAAATACGTATGACATTCGAGGCACTACCTGAGGGCCTAAGTATGTAAAGATAAACAGGAAACAGCAGTCACATCCAGGAAGACAGATAGGTAAACAACTCTCAGACAATATATAAGCACTGTAATACATATGCTCAAGGAGCTAGTGTAGCACAGAGGTGGCCTGGCCTGCAGGTCAAGGCAGGTTCCTTAAAGGAGGCAGGTGGCACCTGGGCTGAACTGCAGGGGATAAGGAGTTAGCCAtgcagaggaggagaggaaggcagtCTAAGCATAATACCCAGCAGGTACCAGGATATAATTTACCATGGTTAGAACTTTGGATCCAAGTGAAGAAATATaaggagataaaaagaaatgagatccTGGAGGGCCATGAATGCTTAACAAATGAAGCTCCATCCTAAAGGTAATAGGAAACACACTGAACTTTAAGCAGTACGAAGAAAGGACTACAGGGGACAGACTCAGGCAAGGAGACCAGTGGGGAGGCCTGTGCAGTATTTGAGAGAAGGAGCGATAAGGACCTCAAATACGATAGCAGTAGTTGGAAGGTTCTCAAAATCCTGTCACCCAGGTCTCTCCCCAGACCAACCCAGTTGGCATCAGGATTTTGTAAAGATTACTGAGTAATTCCAAGATGCAGCCAGGCTTAGGAACTATTGCAGCAGAAGGAATATTGGAGGacccagtttgagaaagagaaaaggtccAGTTTTGAACATGTTAGTTTAAGATGCCTGTGTCTAGCTAAACTTAGGTGTGCAGTAAAAACAGTTGAGCATGAAGTTCTGGAGGTTGGGATAATTTATACTAATTAGCATTGGTTGGCAACATACTGGGGAAAAAATTAACTGATCCTACACTATAATTAGGTTGAGAAGCATTATACTAGACCATAAAGGCTAGAGCATGCCAGAAAAGGTCATGTCGGCAGGAGGGGAAGACAGGTGGAAccacagagaggagaaaagtcAAGGTAGACTAACAAACATGAACTAAAGTTTCCTTGTAAGACTGTAACAGAGAGTTTGCCTGAGTAGATATTGGGACTTGGGATAAAGAGAACACTGCTGTGAACCAATCTCAAGGATATGAACCAGCCAAAGTCTCAAGGAAGGTGGGAGAAGGGCCAGAAAACAGGCAGAAGACAGCAAGGAAGAGGGCTGACAGTGATTATTCATTTTGATCAAGTAGTAATAACTTACTACAAAGAATAGAAAATTAGGTCTCATTCCTACTGAGTAGTAGATTCTTTATCTGATTTTACTATAGAGAACACCCCACCCAGCCACAAATGTGGGCATGCACAAACTGGATTAATTCCTGGCTGAGATCATCAAACAGTACAGAAATACCTCCCAAACTGCAAGTTTCCATCATGCAAAATTGTAGCACAAGTACCTTTTCAGCAACTGTGCGCATTTCGGATCCGGTATATGTAAATTTGGAGTCATTCCTTTTGGGgataaattaggaaaaaaaggaCTGAAGTTTGGAATATAAAAAGGTACTAAAGCAAAATAACAAGATTATAAGTTTTTGCAACGAAACCTTATCAGACACAAAGGAGAAGGGAAAGTAAACTGAGGCTGGAGCTGTGCTCATTCATGTTAGCAGCAGTCTGGAACACATGTGGAAGTGGCTGAGTGCAAAACTGCTAGAATCCTGAGTATTAAGAAGGTGGGCTTGAGAAATAAACACCCTGCTATGGTTCCAAGTTTAAATAAAGGTAAAGGCAAAGCTTTTCCCACCTCAAGCATTCAAGCTGCAGGGGATCTCTGAGGTCATTGTAGGGCCCACCAGGGGGAGGCAGAAAGCCACTGACAATTTAGATGGATGAATGGGTCAACGTGGGTGCGGGGGGAGTCTCTTAATGTGGAAATCATCTGCCACAAAGAAAATTAGCCCTATCTCATTATCATTTCAAGGGAGATAGAAAACATGTGAAGCAAAACATGGAAAATAGTTGCACCATATCCGTCTACAAAATTCTCTTCACCAGAGCTTTCACATGCTCACTCTTGATCTTGGTAACCCCAATAATATTTTTCACATAAGATTATACATATGTCAACTGAAAATCCTCCTAGTAGGAAGGTGGCAACCTACCTTCAGGGTTGGGATGGAATTAAAAATGTATCATTGAGGGAGGTCTGGACTTTTAACTGTAGCTTAAAATAAGCGTACACAGTATTGCCACACTTGTcgtaatttttaattaatgacaTAGAGATGGAAGATAGAAGTAAACAAATATAGTCTTACCTTGTGTCATCATTCAACTAGAGTGGGAAAGAGCAGAAAACAATATCGATCACATTACGCTTAACTGACGTACATGGATGCAGATTATATGAATATTAGGGCATGTGTTTCTGTACACCGGAACGAATGACGAGAACTCTTCGGATTGTAAACAACTAGGGTCAATTTCCTCATCGTCTTTCGTCCCTCTGCAACACTTAACGCAGCAGAAACTTTTGCGTCTTTGAAACCCTGTCGCCTCTTACGTTCTTTGATAGGCTTCAAATGATTCCTACAGCGAGCACTGGTGGCGGGGCAAGGGACCTTAATCGTGGTCAGCTGTTTCTTAATACACTGCTGTCCTCATTATACTGTAATTCCTTTCTGGCCTGACTTGCGGCTTTGGTCAGTGGCGTGATAGCTCCAGGTCCAAAGCTACACACTACAAGCGAAGAAATAAGGCCCACCCGGAGGCTTAACGAGGACCACTCGGGGCTTGCGGGAGGCTAAATTAGCGTGAGGCGACCAGAGGAAAAGGCGGCCCGGCGACAGAACCATCCAAAGGCTCCGTCCAACGGCATAAATCAGGGGTGCCTGTGGCGTCCACAGCCCCGGGCGCTGCCAGCACCAACCCCGGGGACACGCTGGGGCTGCTCAACAGGGTTCCGGCCGGACTGACTGACCTACTCACCTCCCCTATACACAGCCCCATCACCTCCTCCTTTTCAGTGCTCAGAGCGTGGTTGAGACAAACTAGGAAAGCATCCGACTCCAGGTGGACAGCCTGCACCGCCTGCACCACCTGCACCGCCATCTTGGTCCAGCCCTGCTCACGTCCGCCTCGGGCCCAGTCGGGCCTGGCCAACCGGGTGCTCCGGCGCGCGGGTTCCGCGGGGGCGGGGCTTGGGTTGCGCGGGCGGGGCGCTGCGGGCGCGCGGGGGCGGGGCTTgggcgcgggggcggggccggcccGGCGACACCTGGGAAACACCCGCGCCGGTTGGGGCAGGCGTGGCCGTGGGGGTGGAGGGCGGTGGCCGGCCACGGTCCGGGCGTCAGGCCGGGCGGCGGGGGCGACAGGGAGGCGGCGCTCTCGGTCCGCAGGCCGACGTGGTCTGTGAGCGGCGCCGGGGCGGCCGGGCAGGCAGGCGCATTCCGAGGGCCCGCGCCCATTTTGCCCGCCCGCGGAAGGAAGCCGTGCGCGGCCTACACGCTCCGGGGACAGCCCTCTGAGGCGGCCTCGCCGCACGCGCCGGCCTCTTGAGCCAGAGGGACGCTCTTTTGAAATTCGGTCCTAAGACAGTTaaggctttattttattttgttctgtttacaAGTTACAGCCCCTGAATTTTGTTCAACTCTCCCTGGACCACTTCCGGTTGCCGGCCCGCGCCTCGTAACTTCGGTCCGGGTGACCTCGGCCCGGGATGCCCCTCGGCTCGCCCCAGGCTCACGTCCCGATCCTGGCTTGAGTGGTCCGGGTGGGGGACCTGGAAGTTTTAGCCTCGCTGCTCTCGAGGCGGATTAATTAGCCCAAGAAACATTATATTCATGTGAGTAACCTCTTGCAGAAACAGTGCTGTACTGTATCTGAAAAAGTATCACTCTTAAGCTTGGCTGCTGCTACTTTCTACAAAGGCTTTTTAGGTATCTGATGCAGGGAAGGAAAATGGGGGACTTAACGTATTTATTCAAGGTCGGATGTATCCCAGCAAATATCCACAGTACAGTTTCCTCAGCTGTCCTTGTCTTCATGATAGCAGACATGGtgaaattatatgtaaaaataattttactttgaggTATGTCAAACGTGCCAGGGGTAAAGTAC includes these proteins:
- the BRCC3 gene encoding lys-63-specific deubiquitinase BRCC36 isoform X3, whose protein sequence is MAVQVVQAVQAVHLESDAFLVCLNHALSTEKEEVMGLCIGELNDDTRNDSKFTYTGSEMRTVAEKVDTVRIVHIHSVIILRRSDKRKDRVEISPEQLSAASTEAERLAELTGRPMRVVGWYHSHPHITVWPSHVDVRTQAMYQMMDQGFVGLIFSCFIEDKNTKTGRVLYTCFQSIQAQKSSDAWTEPSAHRTPQPLANTQPSATSSQHPQTAQRTLPRLQHCVASAFAAASQPVA